The following are encoded in a window of Etheostoma cragini isolate CJK2018 chromosome 7, CSU_Ecrag_1.0, whole genome shotgun sequence genomic DNA:
- the ncoa6 gene encoding nuclear receptor coactivator 6 isoform X1 gives MAHRRTPPPLSQRTEYLEPDNDSDRDSGVGEDDDSHGGAATEEEKDNTHDGTEENCEEGEDFTVFVAFQGNMEDEDFIQKLDTILSGIPNMLDMGSERLQPQHVEPWNSVRVTFNIPRDAAERLRLLAQNNQQQLRDLGILSVQIEGEGSINVAVGPNRVQEVRVNGPIGAPGQMRMDVGFPGQPGPGVRMANPTMVPTGPGMAGQAMVPGSSGQMHPRVPRPSSQTGSDVMDPMMPGMSVQQQLHHQQAGPHVSGPMPPQAAHHMQALQGGRPLNPAALQQLQQQQHHQQQQAQQQAQQQAQQQAQQQAQLSQLGPRPPFNPSGQMAVPPGWNQLPSGVLQSPAAQGGPAWRKPPPQAQMVQRPPSLATVQTPSHPPPPYPFGSQQAGQVFNAMGQGQLQQQQQTGVGQFAAPQPKGPQAGPGGVAGPPRAPPPLPTTSGPQGNLTAKSPGSSSSPFQQGSPGTPPMMAQRPTTPQGFPQGVGSPGRVALGQQGNMQQGFMGMPQHGQPGAQVHPGMQKRPMGFPNPNFVQGQVSASTAGTPGGGASQQLQSSQAMTHTGAPPSVSTPNSMQGPPHAQPNVMGVQSSMAGLPPGTTTGPIMGQQQPGLQTQMMGLQHQVQPVSSSPSQKVQGQGGGQTVLSRPLSQGQRGGMTPPKQMMPQQGQGVMHGQGQMVGGQGHQAMLLQQQQQQQQQQQQQNSMMEQMVANQMQGNKQAFGGKIPAGVMPGQMIRGPAPNVPGNMAQFQGQVVPQQMTPQQQQQQMAQLQQQQLQQQQQQQHQLQQLQQQQQQQQQQQHQQMNQQQSQVPIAGNPNQAMGMHGQQMRLPAGHPLIQQQLQQQQLQQQQKQQQQAMLQQQQQATQQHPHPLGDPNSGAGDLGVQQMVPDMQAQQQQGMMGGPQHMQMGNGHFAGHGMNFNPQFPGQMPMGGPCVQPGGFPVNKDVTLTSPLLVNLLQSDISASQFGPGGKQGAGGGNQAKPKKKKPARKKKPKEGEGQQQVEGLGGLDVAAGMEDSEIPNLGGEQSLGLDNSGQKLPDFASRPAGFPGQPADQRVLQQVPMQFMQQQQQQQQQQQQQQQQQQQQQQQMQHMQQQQIQQQQMQQQQQIQQQMQQQQMQQQQQLQQQQMQQQQQMQQMQQMQGLQNAQGQQGMTGPQTSGQGQPQMHPHQLQQQQTQQPHLQQQQQQQQQHQQQQQQQQQQMMMMLKMQQEQAKNRMSIPPGGQLTPRSMGNPPEVQRLPVSQQGNMPVMISLQGHGGVPLSPDKARGLPLMVNPQLAGAVRRMSHPDAGPQGTGTEEAIAGSHPKQDRPGGPEIGLQPGNGTQQMMANQCSNAHMMKQGPGPSPMPQHTGASPQQQLPSQPQQAGPMPGLHFPNVPTTSQSSRPKTPNRASPRPYHHPLTPTNRPPSTEPSEINLSPERLNASIAGLFPPKINIPLPPRQPNLNRGFDQQGLNPTTLKAIGQAPPSLTLPGNNNNGTVGGNNTNSQQPFSTGTGVGGTGTKQDRQTGGQGKRASPSNSRRSSPASSRKSATPSPGRQKGTKMAITCPPPQQQQQQLVNPQGQTMMLSPTSVPPSPVSMPSQVSGAMETPQTQSPFHGMQGNPAEGARESQGMTAEQRQMPQPQSLRELSAPRMASSRFPMPQQPKPDLELQAGTVERHPASMQDSEVSPTLRSAPTSLNQLLDNSGIPNMPLRPIQSNTVRDVMGKDSPKSALDPERPLHSNFQDTDMSAAVTSTATVNESEVKPKPAVKIPTSSPNLQPVSISNSQSSPNKISNTTPSLSQNPISSLGVNPSPNINPTPTLCPTPSTNTNATTSVIPNPVTSGQSSPSLTVSTNLNSSSALNSASSALKPSSSPKSVTSGNSVIQIPASSSTISPSQITVFVTSNPITSAPTPQAPTSMVSTMVAVPNKNIRPQDIQQQAPAPRPPQFITTTPVFINPIFQVPGSSVAPNTTMVSQSVTMVGPIQVSTTNLQLSSAPSPTQSSLANMTSTQPTRSAVGQVQIATSVSSSVPVGTPPVLKQINSGAPFKTENVGEGGFAQKPIPPVRQPSPHPSPSTTSPFQPPLASPPLCSSPVAANTIRKSPMSPSPTAQLKSKPGQAASAISGTADSQQSLVERSAPGPTGAVPPQSIHPPASPAIQIETLAPQTTTTAAVPNTPPAVSSPIPVPGQVAVQVVTQAPVPAPASISSQAVTSQAPVVTVVGATTCVSSTTLSTVAPVQSPVPSIVAGSGPTLKVAPTTSSPVANPSRVSPAQPDPPTIEPPMPPAAVSAEITQTMPAPIQQDVPPAQEPVASEKMGEEVLTGSEQGWAKKRKTPINLVPRAAVEKPKGPSRRSSRAEKEVEEEPVADSGIRKRSARPGTSAAVKEAGASPTQAKRRKSK, from the exons ATGGCGCATCGACGCACCCCACCTCCGCTGTCCCAGAGGACTGAGTACCTGGAACCTGATAACGATTCCGACAGGGACTCTGGTGTTGGGGAGGATGATGACAGCCATGGAGGCGCAgcaacagaggaggagaaagataaCACGCATGATGGCACGGAAGAAAACTGCGAGGAGGGAGaagattttacagtttttgttgcctttcaAGGGAATATGGAGGACGAGGACTTCATTCAAAAACTTGACACTATCCTCAGTGGGATACCAAACATGCTGGATATGG GCTCGGAGAGGCTACAGCCACAACATGTGGAGCCGTGGAACAGTGTGCGTGTTACCTTTAACATTCCTCGGGATGCTGCTGAGCGACTCAGACTGTTGGCCCAGAACAaccagcagcagctcagagacCTGGGGATTCTCTCCGTGCAAATAGAAG GGGAAGGGTCCATCAATGTGGCTGTGGGACCAAATAGAGTGCAAGAAGTCAGAGTGAATGGACCAATTGGAGCACCTGGCCAGATGAGAATGGATGTTGGCTTTCCAGGACAGCCTGGTCCAG GGGTTAGGATGGCTAATCCAACAATGGTTCCCACTGGGCCTGGTATGGCAGGTCAGGCTATGGTACCAGGCAGCAGTGGACAGATGCATCCTCGTGTTCCCAGACCATCTTCACAGACAGGTTCAG ATGTTATGGATCCAATGATGCCAGGCATGTCAGTTCAGCAGCAACTTCATCACCAACAGGCTGGTCCCCATGTCTCAGGCCCAATGCCTCCTCAGGCTGCCCATCACATGCAGGCCCTGCAGGGTGGGAGACCACTCAACCCTGCAGCACTGCAGcagcttcaacaacaacaacatcaccaACAGCAGCAGGCCCAGCAGCAGGCCCAGCAGCAGGCCCAGCAACAGGCCCAGCAGCAGGCTCAGCTCTCCCAGCTTGGACCTAGACCTCCATTCAACCCATCGGGCCAGATGGCTGTGCCTCCTGGCTGGAACCAGTTGCCCTCTGGGGTCCTCCAGTCACCAGCTGCCCAAGGAGGCCCTGCCTGGAGAAAGCCCCCACCCCAAGCCCAAATGGTTCAACGTCCACCCTCCCTTGCTACAGTTCAGACTCCCagccaccccccacccccttacCCATTTGGCAGCCAGCAAGCTGGGCAGGTATTCAATGCCATGGGACAGggacaactacaacaacaacagcagacaGGAGTTGGTCAGTTTGCCGCTCCCCAGCCTAAAGGCCCACAGGCTGGCCCTGGTGGTGTTGCAGGACCACCCAGAGCCCCTCCACCACTTCCAACAACTTCTGGACCGCAGGGCAACCTCACTGCCAAGTCCCCTGGTTCCTCCTCGTCTCCTTTTCAGCAGGGTTCACCTGGGACTCCTCCCATGATGGCTCAGAGACCTACAACTCCACAGGGTTTTCCCCAGGGCGTTGGATCACCAGGAAGAGTAGCCCTTGGCCAACAGGGTAACATGCAACAAGGATTCATGGGAATGCCCCAGCATGGACAGCCTGGTGCCCAAGTTCACCCAG GTATGCAAAAGCGTCCCATGGGCTTTCCAAACCCAAACTTTGTCCAAGGTCAGGTGAGTGCCAGCACTGCAGGAACCCCTGGTGGAGGAGCCAGTCAGCAGCTACAGAGCAGCCAAGCAATGACTCACACAG GAGCTCCACCTTCAGTCTCCACTCCAAACTCAATGCAGGGTCCACCTCATGCCCAACCCAATGTTATGGGTGTACAAAGTAGCATGGCAGGACTGCCCCCTGGTACAACCACTGGGCCTATTATGGGCCAGCAACAGCCTGGCCTCCAGACCCAGATGATGGGCCTCCAGCATCAGGTCCAGCCCGTGTCTTCCTCCCCCAGCCAGAAGGTTCAAGGCCAGGGTGGAGGTCAGACTGTCCTTTCAAGGCCCCTCAGTCAAGGGCAGAGAGGAGGGATGACCCCACCCAAGCAAATGATGCCTCAGCAAGGCCAGGGGGTGATGCATGGGCAGGGTCAGATGGTTGGAGGCCAAGGGCACCAGGCCATGCtcctacagcagcagcagcaacaacaacaacaacaacagcaacaaaactcCATGATGGAACAAATGGTTGCCAACCAGATGCAAGGCAACAAGCAGGCCTTTGGAGGCAAGATTCCTGCTGGGGTCATGCCTGGTCAGATGATTCGAGGCCCTGCTCCAAATGTTCCAGGTAACATGGCTCAGTTCCAGGGCCAGGTTGTACCACAGCAGATGACtccacaacaacagcagcagcaaatgGCTCAACTCCAACAACAgcaattacaacaacaacagcagcaacagcaccAGTTACAAcagctacagcagcagcagcagcagcagcaacaacaacaacatcagcagATGAACCAGCAACAATCCCAGGTTCCTATTGCTGGCAATCCTAATCAAGCTATGGGCATGCATGGGCAACAGATGAGGCTCCCTGCAGGTCATCCTCTTATCCAACAACAGTTGCAACAGCAGcagttacagcagcagcagaagcaacagcaacaggccatgttgcaacagcaacaacaggcAACTCAACAACATCCACATCCTTTGGGAGATCCTAATAGTGGGGCAGGGGACTTGGGGGTCCAACAGATGGTCCCTGATATGCAggcacagcagcagcaaggCATGATGGGGGGTCCTCAGCACATGCAGATGGGAAATGGCCACTTTGCAGGACATGGCATGAACTTTAACCCACAGTTCCCTGGTCAGATGCCAATGGGGGGACCCTGTGTACAGCCAGGAGGCTTTCCTGTCAACAAGGATGTAACGCTGACTAGCCCACTGCTGGTCAACCTGCTGCAGAGTGATATCTCAGCCAGCCAGTTTGGGCCCGGAGGAAAACAGGGAGCAGGGGGGGGGAATCAGGCCAAACCCAAAAAGAAGAAACCAGCACGAAAGAAGAAGCCCAAAGAGGGAGAAGGACAACAGCAAGTAGAGGGACTTgg TGGTCTTGATGTGGCTGCTGGCATGGAGGATTCTGAAATACCAAATCTGGGTGGTGAACAGAGTTTGGGATTAGATAACTCTGGCCAGAAACTCCCTGATTTTGCCAGCAGGCCTGCAG GCTTTCCTGGCCAACCTGCAGACCAGAGAGTATTGCAGCAGGTACCCATGCAGTttatgcagcagcagcagcaacaacaacaacaacaacaacaacaacaacagcaacagcagcagcaacaacaacaaatgcagcacatgcaacagcagcagatacagcaacaacaaatgcagcagcagcaacaaatacaacaacaaatgcaacagcaacaaatgcaacagcagcaacaattacaacaacagcagatgcagcaacaacagcagatGCAACAGATGCAGCAGATGCAGGGTCTCCAGAATGCTCAAGGGCAACAGGGGATGACGGGGCCGCAGACTTCGGGTCAAGGCCAGCCCCAGATGCACCCTCATcagctacagcagcagcaaactCAACAACCACACTTGCAACAGCAG caacaacaacaacaacaacaccaacaacaacaacaacagcagcagcagcagatgatgatgatgctgaagATGCAGCAGGAACAGGCAAAGAATCGCATGTCCATCCCCCCGGGAGGGCAGCTCACTCCTAGGAGCATGGGCAATCCACCTGAGGTGCAGAGGCTCCCTGTATCACAACAAGGCAACATGCCTGTCATGATCAGCCTTCAAGGACACGGGGGGGTACCGCTGTCACCTGACAAAGCCAGAGGGTTGCCCCTGATGGTGAACCCACAG CTTGCAGGCGCTGTGCGAAGAATGTCCCATCCTGATGCAGGTCCTCAAGGCACTGGAACTGAAGAGGCTATTGCAGGGTCCCACCCGAAGCAGGACAGGCCTGGTGGCCCTGAAATTGGGTTGCAGCCTGGAAATGGAACCCAACAGATGATGGCCAATCAGTGCTCCAACGCTCACATGATGAAGCAAGGCCCTGGTCCATCACCAATGCCCCAACATACTGGAGCCAGTCCCCAGCAACAATTACCAAGTCAGCCTCAGCAAGCAGGCCCCATGCCTGGCCTTCATTTCCCCAATGTCCCCACAACTTCACAGAGCTCCAGGCCAAAAACCCCCAACAGAGCCAGCCCCAGACCCTACCACCATCCTCTCACCCCAACTAATCGTCCACCCAGTACTGAGCCCTCCGAAATCAACCTTTCACCTGAGAGGCTAAATGCCTCGATTGCAGGGCTTTTTCCTCCCAAAATCAACATTCCTCTGCCTCCCAGGCAGCCTAACCTAAACAGGGGATTTGATCAGCAAGGTCTTAACCCAACAACTCTGAAAGCAATTGGACAGGCGCCTCCTAGCTTAACTTTACCAgggaacaacaacaatggcaCTGTGGGTGGAAATAACACTAACAGTCAGCAGCCTTTCTCTACTGGCACTGGAGTAGGAGGCACTGGCACTAAACAGGACAGGCAGACTGGAGGGCAGGGTAAGAGGGCAAGTCCTAGTAATAGCCGGAGGTCAAGTCCAGCCTCTAGCCGGAAGTCAGCCACCCCAAGTCCAGGGAGACAAAAGGGGACAAAGATGGCCATCACCTGCCCTCctccccagcagcagcagcagcagttggtCAACCCTCAAGGGCAAACCATGATGCTAAGCCCTACCTCAGTACCCCCAAGTCCAGTATCTATGCCTTCACAAGTGAGCGGGGCTATGGAGACACCGCAGACTCAGAGCCCCTTTCATGGGATGCAAGGTAACCCTGCTGAGGGAGCCAGGGAAAGTCAGGGAATGACAGCAGAGCAGCGACAGATGCCCCAGCCACAGTCTTTAAGGGAGTTATCAGCTCCCAGAATGGCAAGTTCTCGTTTCCCCATGCCTCAGCAGCCTAAACCTGACTTAGAACTGCAGGCTGGTACAGTTGAGAGGCACCCAGCATCTATGCAGGACTCCGAGGTCTCACCTACTCTCAGGTCAGCTCCAACCTCCCTCAACCAGTTACTGGATAACTCTGGTATACCAAACATGCCTCTTCGGCCCATACAAAGTAATACTGTTAGGGATGTTATGGGGAAGGACAGCCCAAAGTCTGCTTTGGACCCTGAGAGACCACTCCACAGTAATTTCCAGGATACAGACATGTCAGCTGCTGTCACTTCCACTGCCACTGTAAATGAGTCGGAAGTTAAACCCAAACCTGCTGTAAAAATCCCTACCAGCAGTCCTAATTTGCAGCCTGTGTCAATTTCCAACTCACAGTCTAGCCCTAACAAGATCTCTAATACTACCCCCAGCCTTAGCCAAAACCCCATCTCCAGCCTTGGTGTCAATCCCAGTCCAAATATAAACCCAACACCCACCCTCTGCCCCACTCCTAGTACTAACACTAATGCCACCACAAGTGTAATCCCCAACCCAGTCACTTCCGGTCAGAGCAGTCCTTCCCTGACTGTAAGTACCAATTTGAACTCCAGCTCTGCTTTAAACTCAGCCAGCTCAGCTCTAAAACCAAGCTCTAGTCCTAAATCTGTGACAAGTGGTAACTCAGTCATACAGATCCCTGCCTCTTCTAGCACAATTTCCCCCAGCCAGATAACTGTGTTTGTCACCTCTAACCCCATCACCTCTGCCCCCACTCCCCAGGCACCCACATCTATGGTCTCCACCATGGTGGCTGTGCCTAACAAGAACATTAGACCTCAGGATATCCAGCAGCAGGCCCCTGCCCCCCGACCTCCTCAGTTTATCACCACCACCCCTGTATTTATTAACCCAATTTTCCAGGTCCCAGGTTCATCTGTGGCTCCCAATACCACCATGGTATCACAGTCAGTCACCATGGTGGGGCCTATCCAAGTGTCCACTACAAACCTCCAACTTTCTTCTGCCCCAAGCCCCACCCAGTCCTCATTGGCTAACATGACCAGCACTCAGCCCACCAGAAGTGCTGTTGGACAGGTCCAGATTGCCACTAGTGTGTCCTCATCAGTCCCAGTTGGTACTCCCCCAGTTCTTAAGCAAATTAACTCAGGGGCCCCCTTTAAAACCGAAAATGTAGGTGAGGGAGGGTTTGCTCAGAAACCTATTCCTCCAGTCCGGCAGCCATCTCCCCATCCAAGCCCTTCAACAACATCTCCCTTTCAGCCACCCCtggcttctcctcctctctgctctagTCCTGTGGCAGCTAACACTATTCGAAAGAGCCCCATGTCACCATCTCCCACTGCCCAGCTGAAGAGTAAACCTGGACAGGCTGCTTCAGCTATTTCTGGTACAGCTGATTCCCAGCAGAGTCTTGTAGAAAGGTCTGCGCCAGGGCCCACTGGGGCGGTGCCACCACAGAGCATTCATCCTCCTGCTAGTCCTGCCATTCAGATTGAGACATTAGCTCCTCAAACTACTACTACGGCAGCTGTTCCAAACACTCCACCTGCTGTCTCCTCTCCAATCCCAGTTCCTGGCCAAGTGGCTGTTCAGGTTGTCACCCAGGCTCCAGTGCCTGCACCAGCCTCTATCTCAAGCCAGGCTGTAACTTCTCAAGCTCCTGTTGTCACTGTAGTTGGTGCTACCACATGTGTCTCTTCTACTACCCTCTCTACGGTTGCTCCTGTACAAAGTCCTGTACCGTCCATTGTTGCTGGATCTGGACCTACTCTGAAGGTTGCCCCTACCACATCCTCCCCAGTTGCTAACCCCAGCAGAGTTTCACCAGCTCAGCCTGACCCTCCAACCATTGAGCCCCCCATGCCGCCAGCTGCTGTATCTGCTGAAATTACTCAGACCATGCCAG CACCTATTCAACAAGATGTCCCACCGGCCCAGGAACCTGTTGCCAGTGAGAAGATGG GTGAAGAGGTCTTGACAGGTTCTGAGCAGGG ATgggcaaagaaaagaaagacgcCCATCAACTTAGTCCCAAG GGCTGCTGTGGAGAAGCCCAAGGGACCGAGCAGACGCAGCTCCCGGGCagagaaggaggtggaggaagagcCAGTAGCAGACAGTGGCATTAGGAAGAGATCAGCCAGGCCTGGCACCAGTGCTGCTGTAAAAG AAGCTGGAGCAAGCCCCACCCAGGCCAAACGAAGGAAGTCTAAATAG